A window of the Tunturibacter empetritectus genome harbors these coding sequences:
- a CDS encoding phage holin family protein has product MLRLLLHWILNAVALLVVAHFVEGFDVSNFVSALIAVVVIGLFNATLGLLLKIITLPLGILTFGIFFLVINAVILWFSSKFVPGFAVTTFKAAFLGALALAVLHLLFGFFGSAMKKRS; this is encoded by the coding sequence ATGCTTCGTTTGCTTTTGCACTGGATTTTGAATGCTGTGGCTCTGCTGGTGGTGGCGCACTTTGTTGAGGGCTTCGACGTGAGTAACTTCGTGTCGGCATTGATCGCGGTGGTGGTGATTGGGTTGTTCAACGCGACGCTCGGGTTGCTGCTGAAGATCATTACGCTGCCGCTGGGGATTCTGACGTTTGGGATCTTTTTTCTCGTGATCAATGCGGTGATTCTGTGGTTCTCGAGCAAGTTTGTGCCTGGGTTTGCGGTGACGACGTTCAAGGCGGCGTTTCTGGGGGCGCTGGCGTTGGCGGTGCTGCATTTACTGTTTGGATTCTTTGGTTCTGCGATGAAGAAACGGTCTTAG